The proteins below are encoded in one region of Cololabis saira isolate AMF1-May2022 chromosome 13, fColSai1.1, whole genome shotgun sequence:
- the tle2a gene encoding transducin-like enhancer protein 2a isoform X1, whose protein sequence is MFPQNRPPAPLQPPPGSSASVVAAAAAAAAAAASGTPQSLKLTYPETLDRIKEEFQFLQTQYHSLKLECEKLATEKTEIQRHYVMYYEMSYGLNIEMHKQTEIAKRLNVICAQLIPFLSQEHQQQVVQAMERAKQVTMGELNASIGVRGLPPLPYSQQLQAQHLSQHAQGLPVGPHPSGLPHPGLALGGGSSLLALSGALGAQLAAKDERAHLEAAAAAAAAAEHHRDREAGPSSLSNGDKGRQADYLSNGKKRKADEKEFMTDYGSDADKSDDNLVVDEDPSSPRSVQSYSSRENGLDKRPPSRKEGPPQASPTSLASSSSATSPSRGKEPPQREKSSTPGMKPGTPMSQESNTPGPSGPPQFRPVPGKPGVDPLALGLRNPLAVQGGYPPGAFGLPPGVNGDLPGAAGYGGGLHLVSPQMNGAAAAAAAAAAAGYGRSPVVGYESSHPHMRVPGLPASLQPAAGKPAYSFHVSADGQMQPVPFPPDALLGPGIPRHARQIHTLNHGEVVCAVTISTSTRHVYTGGKGCVKVWDISQPGSKSPMAQLDCLNRDNYIRSCKLLSDGRTLIVGGEASTLSIWDLATPTPRIKAELTSSAPACYALAISPDNKVCFSCCSDGNIVVWDLHNQTLVRQFQGHTDGASCIDISNDGTKLWTGGLDNTVRCWDLREGRQLQQHDFTSQIFSLGYCPTGEWLAVGMESSNVEVLHVSKPDKYQLHLHESCVLSLKFAYCGKWFVSTGKDNLLNAWRTPYGSSIFQSKESSSVLSCDISPDDQFIVTGSGDKKATVYEVIY, encoded by the exons ATGTTTCCTCAAAACCGACCCCCG GCACCTCTACAGCCACCCCCAGGGTCCTCTGCCTCAGTggtggctgctgctgcagcagcagccgcagcagcagcttcaggaACACCCCAGTCACTGAAACTAACCTACCCAGAAACTCTGGACCGCATCAAGGAGGAGTTTCAGTTCCTTCAGACACAGTACCACAG TTTGAAACTGGAGTGTGAGAAACTGGCCACGGAAAAGACTGAGATCCAAAGACACTACGTTATG TATTATGAAATGTCCTACGGCCTTAACATCGAAATGCACAAACAG acAGAGATTGCCAAGCGGTTGAACGTGATCTGTGCTCAGCTCATCCCCTTCCTGTCACAGGAG CACCAGCAACAGGTGGTCCAGGCCATGGAACGCGCCAAACAGGTGACCATGGGGGAGCTAAATGCTTCGATAGGGGTACGTGGGCTCCCCCCTCTGCCTTATAGC CAGCAGCTTCAGGCCCAGCATCTCTCCCAGCATGCCCAGGGTTTGCCTGTGGGTCCACACCCATCAGGACTGCCTCACCCTGGCCTGGCGCTCGGGGGAGGGTCCAGCCTCCTGGCCCTGTCTGGGGCTTTGGGGGCCCAGCTGGCTGCCAAGGATGAGAGGGCGCACCTTGAAGCAGCAGCTGCCGCCGCCGCTGCGGCAGAGCACCACAGAG ACCGTGAAGCTGGACCA AGCTCTCTGTCCAACGGGGATAAGGGTCGCCAAGCAGACTACCTCAGCAACGGCAAGAAGAGGAAAGCTGATGAAAAGGAGTTTATGACGGACTAT GGCAGCGATGCGGATAAGAGTGATGATAATTTGGTGGTGGATGAG GACCCTTCATCCCCGCGCAGTGTGCAGTCCTACTCATCCAGGGAAAATGGTCTGGATAAGAGGCCTCCCTCCCGTAAGGAGGGGCCCCCTCAGGCCAGCCCCACCTCCCTGGCCTCGTCCAGCAGTGCCACTTCCCCCTCTCGTGGCAAAGAGCCCCCACAG AGAGAGAAATCTAGCACTCCAGGTATGAAGCCAGGGACTCCCATGTCTCAGGAGTCCAACACTCCCGGACCAAGCGGGCCCCCACAGTTCAGGCCTGTGCCAGGCAAGCCTGGTGTCGACCCCCTTG CCCTGGGTCTGAGAAACCCCTTGGCGGTCCAGGGAGGGTACCCTCCCGGAGCTTTCGGCCTGCCCCCGGGTGTGAACGGGGACCTGCCCGGGGCGGCGGGCTATGGGGGGGGGCTCCACTTGGTCTCCCCCCAGATGAACGGAGCTGCAGCGGCGGCTGCGGCTGCGGCTGCTGCAGGCTATGGACGGTCCCCTGTG gtgggCTACGAGTCTTCACACCCACACATGAGGGTCCCCGGGCTGCCAGCCAGCTTACAGCCGGCTGCTGGGAAACC CGCCTACTCGTTCCATGTGAGCGCAGACGGCCAGATGCAGCCGGTACCGTTCCCCCCTGACGCCCTGCTGGGTCCGGGAATCCCGCGCCATGCTCGTCAGATCCACACGCTGAACCACGGAGAGGTGGTGTGCGCCGTCACCATCAGCACCTCCACGCGCCACGTCTACACCGGAGGCAAGGGCTGCGTCAAGGTGTGGGACATCAGCCAACCAGGGAGCAAGAGCCCCATGGCCCAGCTGGACTGTCTG AACCGGGATAACTACATCCGCTCCTGCAAGCTGCTCTCCGACGGGCGAACCCTGATTGTGGGCGGGGAGGCCAGCACGCTGTCCATCTGGGATTtggccacgccgactccgcgcatCAAGGCGGAGCTGACGTCGTCGGCTCCCGCCTGCTACGCTCTGGCCATCTCCCCCGACAACAAGGTCTGCTTCTCCTGCTGCAGTGATGGGAACATCGTCGTCTGGGACCTTCACAACCAGACTCTAGTCAG GCAGTTCCAGGGTCACACAGACGGGGCGAGCTGCATCGACATCTCCAACGACGGCACCAAGCTGTGGACAGGAGGGCTGGACAACACGGTCCGCTGCTGGGACCTCCGAGAGGGacggcagctgcagcagcatgaCTTCACCTCACAG ATCTTCTCTCTGGGCTACTGTCCGACAGGCGAGTGGCTGGCTGTAGGGATGGAGAGCAGCAACGTGGAAGTCCTGCACGTGTCCAAACCTGACAAGTACCAGCTGCACCTCCACGAGAGCTGCGTCCTCTCCCTCAAGTTCGCCTACTGCG GTAAATGGTTTGTGAGCACAGGAAAAGATAACCTTCTGAACGCGTGGCGGACACCCTACGGATCCAGCATATTCCAG TCCAAGGAATCTTCGTCGGTTCTCAGCTGTGACATCTCCCCCGACGACCAGTTCATCGTCACAGGTTCCGGGGACAAGAAGGCCACAGTCTACGAAGTCATCTACTGA
- the tle2a gene encoding transducin-like enhancer protein 2a isoform X2, protein MFPQNRPPAPLQPPPGSSASVVAAAAAAAAAAASGTPQSLKLTYPETLDRIKEEFQFLQTQYHSLKLECEKLATEKTEIQRHYVMYYEMSYGLNIEMHKQTEIAKRLNVICAQLIPFLSQEHQQQVVQAMERAKQVTMGELNASIGQQLQAQHLSQHAQGLPVGPHPSGLPHPGLALGGGSSLLALSGALGAQLAAKDERAHLEAAAAAAAAAEHHRDREAGPSSLSNGDKGRQADYLSNGKKRKADEKEFMTDYGSDADKSDDNLVVDEDPSSPRSVQSYSSRENGLDKRPPSRKEGPPQASPTSLASSSSATSPSRGKEPPQREKSSTPGMKPGTPMSQESNTPGPSGPPQFRPVPGKPGVDPLALGLRNPLAVQGGYPPGAFGLPPGVNGDLPGAAGYGGGLHLVSPQMNGAAAAAAAAAAAGYGRSPVVGYESSHPHMRVPGLPASLQPAAGKPAYSFHVSADGQMQPVPFPPDALLGPGIPRHARQIHTLNHGEVVCAVTISTSTRHVYTGGKGCVKVWDISQPGSKSPMAQLDCLNRDNYIRSCKLLSDGRTLIVGGEASTLSIWDLATPTPRIKAELTSSAPACYALAISPDNKVCFSCCSDGNIVVWDLHNQTLVRQFQGHTDGASCIDISNDGTKLWTGGLDNTVRCWDLREGRQLQQHDFTSQIFSLGYCPTGEWLAVGMESSNVEVLHVSKPDKYQLHLHESCVLSLKFAYCGKWFVSTGKDNLLNAWRTPYGSSIFQSKESSSVLSCDISPDDQFIVTGSGDKKATVYEVIY, encoded by the exons ATGTTTCCTCAAAACCGACCCCCG GCACCTCTACAGCCACCCCCAGGGTCCTCTGCCTCAGTggtggctgctgctgcagcagcagccgcagcagcagcttcaggaACACCCCAGTCACTGAAACTAACCTACCCAGAAACTCTGGACCGCATCAAGGAGGAGTTTCAGTTCCTTCAGACACAGTACCACAG TTTGAAACTGGAGTGTGAGAAACTGGCCACGGAAAAGACTGAGATCCAAAGACACTACGTTATG TATTATGAAATGTCCTACGGCCTTAACATCGAAATGCACAAACAG acAGAGATTGCCAAGCGGTTGAACGTGATCTGTGCTCAGCTCATCCCCTTCCTGTCACAGGAG CACCAGCAACAGGTGGTCCAGGCCATGGAACGCGCCAAACAGGTGACCATGGGGGAGCTAAATGCTTCGATAGGG CAGCAGCTTCAGGCCCAGCATCTCTCCCAGCATGCCCAGGGTTTGCCTGTGGGTCCACACCCATCAGGACTGCCTCACCCTGGCCTGGCGCTCGGGGGAGGGTCCAGCCTCCTGGCCCTGTCTGGGGCTTTGGGGGCCCAGCTGGCTGCCAAGGATGAGAGGGCGCACCTTGAAGCAGCAGCTGCCGCCGCCGCTGCGGCAGAGCACCACAGAG ACCGTGAAGCTGGACCA AGCTCTCTGTCCAACGGGGATAAGGGTCGCCAAGCAGACTACCTCAGCAACGGCAAGAAGAGGAAAGCTGATGAAAAGGAGTTTATGACGGACTAT GGCAGCGATGCGGATAAGAGTGATGATAATTTGGTGGTGGATGAG GACCCTTCATCCCCGCGCAGTGTGCAGTCCTACTCATCCAGGGAAAATGGTCTGGATAAGAGGCCTCCCTCCCGTAAGGAGGGGCCCCCTCAGGCCAGCCCCACCTCCCTGGCCTCGTCCAGCAGTGCCACTTCCCCCTCTCGTGGCAAAGAGCCCCCACAG AGAGAGAAATCTAGCACTCCAGGTATGAAGCCAGGGACTCCCATGTCTCAGGAGTCCAACACTCCCGGACCAAGCGGGCCCCCACAGTTCAGGCCTGTGCCAGGCAAGCCTGGTGTCGACCCCCTTG CCCTGGGTCTGAGAAACCCCTTGGCGGTCCAGGGAGGGTACCCTCCCGGAGCTTTCGGCCTGCCCCCGGGTGTGAACGGGGACCTGCCCGGGGCGGCGGGCTATGGGGGGGGGCTCCACTTGGTCTCCCCCCAGATGAACGGAGCTGCAGCGGCGGCTGCGGCTGCGGCTGCTGCAGGCTATGGACGGTCCCCTGTG gtgggCTACGAGTCTTCACACCCACACATGAGGGTCCCCGGGCTGCCAGCCAGCTTACAGCCGGCTGCTGGGAAACC CGCCTACTCGTTCCATGTGAGCGCAGACGGCCAGATGCAGCCGGTACCGTTCCCCCCTGACGCCCTGCTGGGTCCGGGAATCCCGCGCCATGCTCGTCAGATCCACACGCTGAACCACGGAGAGGTGGTGTGCGCCGTCACCATCAGCACCTCCACGCGCCACGTCTACACCGGAGGCAAGGGCTGCGTCAAGGTGTGGGACATCAGCCAACCAGGGAGCAAGAGCCCCATGGCCCAGCTGGACTGTCTG AACCGGGATAACTACATCCGCTCCTGCAAGCTGCTCTCCGACGGGCGAACCCTGATTGTGGGCGGGGAGGCCAGCACGCTGTCCATCTGGGATTtggccacgccgactccgcgcatCAAGGCGGAGCTGACGTCGTCGGCTCCCGCCTGCTACGCTCTGGCCATCTCCCCCGACAACAAGGTCTGCTTCTCCTGCTGCAGTGATGGGAACATCGTCGTCTGGGACCTTCACAACCAGACTCTAGTCAG GCAGTTCCAGGGTCACACAGACGGGGCGAGCTGCATCGACATCTCCAACGACGGCACCAAGCTGTGGACAGGAGGGCTGGACAACACGGTCCGCTGCTGGGACCTCCGAGAGGGacggcagctgcagcagcatgaCTTCACCTCACAG ATCTTCTCTCTGGGCTACTGTCCGACAGGCGAGTGGCTGGCTGTAGGGATGGAGAGCAGCAACGTGGAAGTCCTGCACGTGTCCAAACCTGACAAGTACCAGCTGCACCTCCACGAGAGCTGCGTCCTCTCCCTCAAGTTCGCCTACTGCG GTAAATGGTTTGTGAGCACAGGAAAAGATAACCTTCTGAACGCGTGGCGGACACCCTACGGATCCAGCATATTCCAG TCCAAGGAATCTTCGTCGGTTCTCAGCTGTGACATCTCCCCCGACGACCAGTTCATCGTCACAGGTTCCGGGGACAAGAAGGCCACAGTCTACGAAGTCATCTACTGA
- the tle2a gene encoding transducin-like enhancer protein 2a isoform X3 translates to MFPQNRPPAPLQPPPGSSASVVAAAAAAAAAAASGTPQSLKLTYPETLDRIKEEFQFLQTQYHSLKLECEKLATEKTEIQRHYVMYYEMSYGLNIEMHKQTEIAKRLNVICAQLIPFLSQEHQQQVVQAMERAKQQQLQAQHLSQHAQGLPVGPHPSGLPHPGLALGGGSSLLALSGALGAQLAAKDERAHLEAAAAAAAAAEHHRDREAGPSSLSNGDKGRQADYLSNGKKRKADEKEFMTDYGSDADKSDDNLVVDEDPSSPRSVQSYSSRENGLDKRPPSRKEGPPQASPTSLASSSSATSPSRGKEPPQREKSSTPGMKPGTPMSQESNTPGPSGPPQFRPVPGKPGVDPLALGLRNPLAVQGGYPPGAFGLPPGVNGDLPGAAGYGGGLHLVSPQMNGAAAAAAAAAAAGYGRSPVVGYESSHPHMRVPGLPASLQPAAGKPAYSFHVSADGQMQPVPFPPDALLGPGIPRHARQIHTLNHGEVVCAVTISTSTRHVYTGGKGCVKVWDISQPGSKSPMAQLDCLNRDNYIRSCKLLSDGRTLIVGGEASTLSIWDLATPTPRIKAELTSSAPACYALAISPDNKVCFSCCSDGNIVVWDLHNQTLVRQFQGHTDGASCIDISNDGTKLWTGGLDNTVRCWDLREGRQLQQHDFTSQIFSLGYCPTGEWLAVGMESSNVEVLHVSKPDKYQLHLHESCVLSLKFAYCGKWFVSTGKDNLLNAWRTPYGSSIFQSKESSSVLSCDISPDDQFIVTGSGDKKATVYEVIY, encoded by the exons ATGTTTCCTCAAAACCGACCCCCG GCACCTCTACAGCCACCCCCAGGGTCCTCTGCCTCAGTggtggctgctgctgcagcagcagccgcagcagcagcttcaggaACACCCCAGTCACTGAAACTAACCTACCCAGAAACTCTGGACCGCATCAAGGAGGAGTTTCAGTTCCTTCAGACACAGTACCACAG TTTGAAACTGGAGTGTGAGAAACTGGCCACGGAAAAGACTGAGATCCAAAGACACTACGTTATG TATTATGAAATGTCCTACGGCCTTAACATCGAAATGCACAAACAG acAGAGATTGCCAAGCGGTTGAACGTGATCTGTGCTCAGCTCATCCCCTTCCTGTCACAGGAG CACCAGCAACAGGTGGTCCAGGCCATGGAACGCGCCAAACAG CAGCAGCTTCAGGCCCAGCATCTCTCCCAGCATGCCCAGGGTTTGCCTGTGGGTCCACACCCATCAGGACTGCCTCACCCTGGCCTGGCGCTCGGGGGAGGGTCCAGCCTCCTGGCCCTGTCTGGGGCTTTGGGGGCCCAGCTGGCTGCCAAGGATGAGAGGGCGCACCTTGAAGCAGCAGCTGCCGCCGCCGCTGCGGCAGAGCACCACAGAG ACCGTGAAGCTGGACCA AGCTCTCTGTCCAACGGGGATAAGGGTCGCCAAGCAGACTACCTCAGCAACGGCAAGAAGAGGAAAGCTGATGAAAAGGAGTTTATGACGGACTAT GGCAGCGATGCGGATAAGAGTGATGATAATTTGGTGGTGGATGAG GACCCTTCATCCCCGCGCAGTGTGCAGTCCTACTCATCCAGGGAAAATGGTCTGGATAAGAGGCCTCCCTCCCGTAAGGAGGGGCCCCCTCAGGCCAGCCCCACCTCCCTGGCCTCGTCCAGCAGTGCCACTTCCCCCTCTCGTGGCAAAGAGCCCCCACAG AGAGAGAAATCTAGCACTCCAGGTATGAAGCCAGGGACTCCCATGTCTCAGGAGTCCAACACTCCCGGACCAAGCGGGCCCCCACAGTTCAGGCCTGTGCCAGGCAAGCCTGGTGTCGACCCCCTTG CCCTGGGTCTGAGAAACCCCTTGGCGGTCCAGGGAGGGTACCCTCCCGGAGCTTTCGGCCTGCCCCCGGGTGTGAACGGGGACCTGCCCGGGGCGGCGGGCTATGGGGGGGGGCTCCACTTGGTCTCCCCCCAGATGAACGGAGCTGCAGCGGCGGCTGCGGCTGCGGCTGCTGCAGGCTATGGACGGTCCCCTGTG gtgggCTACGAGTCTTCACACCCACACATGAGGGTCCCCGGGCTGCCAGCCAGCTTACAGCCGGCTGCTGGGAAACC CGCCTACTCGTTCCATGTGAGCGCAGACGGCCAGATGCAGCCGGTACCGTTCCCCCCTGACGCCCTGCTGGGTCCGGGAATCCCGCGCCATGCTCGTCAGATCCACACGCTGAACCACGGAGAGGTGGTGTGCGCCGTCACCATCAGCACCTCCACGCGCCACGTCTACACCGGAGGCAAGGGCTGCGTCAAGGTGTGGGACATCAGCCAACCAGGGAGCAAGAGCCCCATGGCCCAGCTGGACTGTCTG AACCGGGATAACTACATCCGCTCCTGCAAGCTGCTCTCCGACGGGCGAACCCTGATTGTGGGCGGGGAGGCCAGCACGCTGTCCATCTGGGATTtggccacgccgactccgcgcatCAAGGCGGAGCTGACGTCGTCGGCTCCCGCCTGCTACGCTCTGGCCATCTCCCCCGACAACAAGGTCTGCTTCTCCTGCTGCAGTGATGGGAACATCGTCGTCTGGGACCTTCACAACCAGACTCTAGTCAG GCAGTTCCAGGGTCACACAGACGGGGCGAGCTGCATCGACATCTCCAACGACGGCACCAAGCTGTGGACAGGAGGGCTGGACAACACGGTCCGCTGCTGGGACCTCCGAGAGGGacggcagctgcagcagcatgaCTTCACCTCACAG ATCTTCTCTCTGGGCTACTGTCCGACAGGCGAGTGGCTGGCTGTAGGGATGGAGAGCAGCAACGTGGAAGTCCTGCACGTGTCCAAACCTGACAAGTACCAGCTGCACCTCCACGAGAGCTGCGTCCTCTCCCTCAAGTTCGCCTACTGCG GTAAATGGTTTGTGAGCACAGGAAAAGATAACCTTCTGAACGCGTGGCGGACACCCTACGGATCCAGCATATTCCAG TCCAAGGAATCTTCGTCGGTTCTCAGCTGTGACATCTCCCCCGACGACCAGTTCATCGTCACAGGTTCCGGGGACAAGAAGGCCACAGTCTACGAAGTCATCTACTGA
- the tle2a gene encoding transducin-like enhancer protein 2a isoform X4 — MFPQNRPPAPLQPPPGSSASVVAAAAAAAAAAASGTPQSLKLTYPETLDRIKEEFQFLQTQYHSLKLECEKLATEKTEIQRHYVMYYEMSYGLNIEMHKQTEIAKRLNVICAQLIPFLSQEHQQQVVQAMERAKQQLQAQHLSQHAQGLPVGPHPSGLPHPGLALGGGSSLLALSGALGAQLAAKDERAHLEAAAAAAAAAEHHRDREAGPSSLSNGDKGRQADYLSNGKKRKADEKEFMTDYGSDADKSDDNLVVDEDPSSPRSVQSYSSRENGLDKRPPSRKEGPPQASPTSLASSSSATSPSRGKEPPQREKSSTPGMKPGTPMSQESNTPGPSGPPQFRPVPGKPGVDPLALGLRNPLAVQGGYPPGAFGLPPGVNGDLPGAAGYGGGLHLVSPQMNGAAAAAAAAAAAGYGRSPVVGYESSHPHMRVPGLPASLQPAAGKPAYSFHVSADGQMQPVPFPPDALLGPGIPRHARQIHTLNHGEVVCAVTISTSTRHVYTGGKGCVKVWDISQPGSKSPMAQLDCLNRDNYIRSCKLLSDGRTLIVGGEASTLSIWDLATPTPRIKAELTSSAPACYALAISPDNKVCFSCCSDGNIVVWDLHNQTLVRQFQGHTDGASCIDISNDGTKLWTGGLDNTVRCWDLREGRQLQQHDFTSQIFSLGYCPTGEWLAVGMESSNVEVLHVSKPDKYQLHLHESCVLSLKFAYCGKWFVSTGKDNLLNAWRTPYGSSIFQSKESSSVLSCDISPDDQFIVTGSGDKKATVYEVIY, encoded by the exons ATGTTTCCTCAAAACCGACCCCCG GCACCTCTACAGCCACCCCCAGGGTCCTCTGCCTCAGTggtggctgctgctgcagcagcagccgcagcagcagcttcaggaACACCCCAGTCACTGAAACTAACCTACCCAGAAACTCTGGACCGCATCAAGGAGGAGTTTCAGTTCCTTCAGACACAGTACCACAG TTTGAAACTGGAGTGTGAGAAACTGGCCACGGAAAAGACTGAGATCCAAAGACACTACGTTATG TATTATGAAATGTCCTACGGCCTTAACATCGAAATGCACAAACAG acAGAGATTGCCAAGCGGTTGAACGTGATCTGTGCTCAGCTCATCCCCTTCCTGTCACAGGAG CACCAGCAACAGGTGGTCCAGGCCATGGAACGCGCCAAACAG CAGCTTCAGGCCCAGCATCTCTCCCAGCATGCCCAGGGTTTGCCTGTGGGTCCACACCCATCAGGACTGCCTCACCCTGGCCTGGCGCTCGGGGGAGGGTCCAGCCTCCTGGCCCTGTCTGGGGCTTTGGGGGCCCAGCTGGCTGCCAAGGATGAGAGGGCGCACCTTGAAGCAGCAGCTGCCGCCGCCGCTGCGGCAGAGCACCACAGAG ACCGTGAAGCTGGACCA AGCTCTCTGTCCAACGGGGATAAGGGTCGCCAAGCAGACTACCTCAGCAACGGCAAGAAGAGGAAAGCTGATGAAAAGGAGTTTATGACGGACTAT GGCAGCGATGCGGATAAGAGTGATGATAATTTGGTGGTGGATGAG GACCCTTCATCCCCGCGCAGTGTGCAGTCCTACTCATCCAGGGAAAATGGTCTGGATAAGAGGCCTCCCTCCCGTAAGGAGGGGCCCCCTCAGGCCAGCCCCACCTCCCTGGCCTCGTCCAGCAGTGCCACTTCCCCCTCTCGTGGCAAAGAGCCCCCACAG AGAGAGAAATCTAGCACTCCAGGTATGAAGCCAGGGACTCCCATGTCTCAGGAGTCCAACACTCCCGGACCAAGCGGGCCCCCACAGTTCAGGCCTGTGCCAGGCAAGCCTGGTGTCGACCCCCTTG CCCTGGGTCTGAGAAACCCCTTGGCGGTCCAGGGAGGGTACCCTCCCGGAGCTTTCGGCCTGCCCCCGGGTGTGAACGGGGACCTGCCCGGGGCGGCGGGCTATGGGGGGGGGCTCCACTTGGTCTCCCCCCAGATGAACGGAGCTGCAGCGGCGGCTGCGGCTGCGGCTGCTGCAGGCTATGGACGGTCCCCTGTG gtgggCTACGAGTCTTCACACCCACACATGAGGGTCCCCGGGCTGCCAGCCAGCTTACAGCCGGCTGCTGGGAAACC CGCCTACTCGTTCCATGTGAGCGCAGACGGCCAGATGCAGCCGGTACCGTTCCCCCCTGACGCCCTGCTGGGTCCGGGAATCCCGCGCCATGCTCGTCAGATCCACACGCTGAACCACGGAGAGGTGGTGTGCGCCGTCACCATCAGCACCTCCACGCGCCACGTCTACACCGGAGGCAAGGGCTGCGTCAAGGTGTGGGACATCAGCCAACCAGGGAGCAAGAGCCCCATGGCCCAGCTGGACTGTCTG AACCGGGATAACTACATCCGCTCCTGCAAGCTGCTCTCCGACGGGCGAACCCTGATTGTGGGCGGGGAGGCCAGCACGCTGTCCATCTGGGATTtggccacgccgactccgcgcatCAAGGCGGAGCTGACGTCGTCGGCTCCCGCCTGCTACGCTCTGGCCATCTCCCCCGACAACAAGGTCTGCTTCTCCTGCTGCAGTGATGGGAACATCGTCGTCTGGGACCTTCACAACCAGACTCTAGTCAG GCAGTTCCAGGGTCACACAGACGGGGCGAGCTGCATCGACATCTCCAACGACGGCACCAAGCTGTGGACAGGAGGGCTGGACAACACGGTCCGCTGCTGGGACCTCCGAGAGGGacggcagctgcagcagcatgaCTTCACCTCACAG ATCTTCTCTCTGGGCTACTGTCCGACAGGCGAGTGGCTGGCTGTAGGGATGGAGAGCAGCAACGTGGAAGTCCTGCACGTGTCCAAACCTGACAAGTACCAGCTGCACCTCCACGAGAGCTGCGTCCTCTCCCTCAAGTTCGCCTACTGCG GTAAATGGTTTGTGAGCACAGGAAAAGATAACCTTCTGAACGCGTGGCGGACACCCTACGGATCCAGCATATTCCAG TCCAAGGAATCTTCGTCGGTTCTCAGCTGTGACATCTCCCCCGACGACCAGTTCATCGTCACAGGTTCCGGGGACAAGAAGGCCACAGTCTACGAAGTCATCTACTGA